The genomic window ATTTAGCCCCATTAGTTCAATTTTTCTGTCAACCTTTGGGTATTCCTTACACTGTTCTAACTTATGGTAAAGAAGTCTGGAAAACCTTACCCAAAGCACAACAAACCGCCTTAAAAAATGCCGATGCTATCTGGACTATTAGCCATTATAGTCGTGATTGTTTATGTCAAGCAAATAACATTAATCTTAACAAAGTAGAAATCGTTCCTTGTGTTGTAGATGGTCATCAATTCACCCCAGGAGAAAAGCCCATCGAACTGATAGAAAAATACCAATTACAAGACGCAAAAGTATTAATGACCGTTGCTAGATTATGGTCTGGAGACATATATAAGGGGGTAGATGTGACCATAAGAGCCTTACCGAAAATTTTACAATCTTTTCCTAATGTTAAGTATGTCGTTATTGGAAGAGGAGATGATCGACCCCGTTTAGAAAAATTAACCAAAGATTTAGGTATTAGCGATCGCGTGGTTTTCGCCGGCTTTGTTCCTACCGAAGACCTAGTGAACCATTATCGAATGGCCGACGCTTATATCATGCCGTCTCAAGAAGGGTTTGGCATCGTTTACTTAGAAGCTATGGCCTGTGGGGTTCCAGTTTTGTCAGGAGATGCTGACGGTTCGGCTGACCCATTACAGGATGGAAAACTAGGTTGGCGTGTCCCTCATCGTGATGCTGATGCAGTAGCGCAAGGGTGCATAGAAATCCTTCAAGGGAATGACCAACGCTGTCAGGGACAATGGTTGCGAGAACAAACCTTAGCACAATTTAGCCCCGACGCATTGTCCCAAAAATTAGCATCTTTGCTAAAGATTAATTGATTATTATCTATAGAATAAGTTAATTAAAGGATAAATATGAGAAAAAGTTGAAAAGAAACTGAAAAGTATCAAAGAATATTCCTTTAGACGTTGTAAGTCTCAATTTTAATCGATATCATAGGAAACGTACTGTATTAATTACTTCTCACACGGTATAACCGTTAATCATTATGGAAAACATACAACTCATCAACATTGGGTTTGGCAATATTGTTTCTGCTAATCGAGTTATTGCTATTGTTAGCCCAGAATCAGCCCCCATAAAGCGTATTATCACCGATGCTCGTGAAAGAGGTCAACTAATTGATGCCACCTATGGCCGTCGCACTCGTGCCGTTATAATTACTGATTCGAGTCATGTGGTGTTATCGGCCATACAACCAGAAACGGTCGCCCATCGTTTTGTGGTCAACAAAGAAACTGCCACCATCAACAGCAATTAATGTCCCTGGGACTAATTTCATGGCATCAGGAAAGCTCATTGTATTAACCGGTCCTAGCGGTGTGGGAAAAGGCACCTTAGTCCGTGCTTTATTAAACCATCATCCCGAACTCTATTTATCTATTTCTGCCACCACTCGTTCTCCTCGTCAGGGGGAAGTAGAGGGTAAAGATTACTATTTTTTAAGTAAGAGTGCCTTTGAAACCATGATTGAGGAGAATCAGTTATTAGAATGGGCAGAATATGCCGGTAATTATTATGGGACTCCCCGTACTAAGGTTGAAGAAAAAATTAACCAAGGTTTAATTGTGCTTCTAGAAATAGAAGTGATTGGGGCAAAAGCCATAAAAAACAGCTTTCCTGATGCTTTGAGAATTTTTATCCTTCCCCCTTCAATTGAAGAATTAGAACATCGTTTAAGAAGTCGAAAAACGGACTCAGAATCAGCAATTTTACGTCGTTTAGATAGGGCAAAAGAAGAATTGGCAGTCAGTGAAGAATTCGATAAGTGTATTATTAATGATGATTTAGAAATAGCTTTAGCGCAACTAGAAAAGGCTATTTTTTTTGATTCATCAATAACGAACTAAATCTTTAAATAAGGATTGTAAAAACTTAGGTTAATTCATCTCAAAATGGTTTAATCACTAGATTAATATCAGAAAATTTACTTATAGTTGTGGTTAATCTTTATATTAGTGTCAGTATTTTTGGGGATTGACGCTAATTAATTATGATTCATATCTTAGTAATAAGATAGGGAAAATTGACCCTTCTTATGATCCCATGTAGGATAAACCATGAATCATTCCACAAAGTTTAAACACGACTTAGAAAACCTAACCCAGAAGACATTTTACTTTTGTTTAGGTGCAACTTCTTCCATTGTTCAAAATACTCAAGACAATTTACAACAGTTATCAAAAAATGCTCAACAAACTGTTGAAGAATTAATCAAACGAGGAGAAGATACTTATTCTCATTCTCCTGAAATTAATTTCCCCAATTTTCAAACCCAAGAATCTGTAAATATTGGTCTTAAAACTCGTCTTTTTATGTTAGTCAAAGGAGATAAAGACCTAGCAGAAAGATTAATTAATTTACAAAAACAAAAAAATCCTGGACATCCTGAAAAATGGTATTGGGAAAAAGTTATTTATGACTTAGAAAGAAATTAAAATTTAATAGAAAATAGTAAGCTTAATCAACATAATTAATGGATAAACAAAACCATGAAATTCTTAAAACGTATCGGAATAATTGCCTTATTTTTTCTGGGAGTCTCTTGGGCAGTTTGTAACTTTCAAGGATTAGCTAATAAAGGAGAATTTGATTCTATAGTTCTGAACTTCAAACAAGATATTCCTATCACAGAAGTTGAAAACAAAATTAGCCAACTTAGTAAACAGTATAATCAAGAAATTCATTTAAACAGCGAATTTTCTCAAAATGAAAGAATCTATATTCTCGAAGGAAATAAACAACTTCTGAATCAATTAAAACAATCTCAACTCAGTGCGTTAGCAGATTATATTGAACCCAATTATCGATATCATACCCTAGAAGCTGTTAACGATCCCCGATATAGTGAACAATGGAATCTGCAAAATATTAATATTGAAGCTGCCTGGCGACAAGCCAAAGGGAAAGGGGTAACCGTTGCTGTTATTGACACAGGAGTTACCCCTGTTCCTGACTTACAAAGAACAGAATTTGTGGAAGGATATGACTTTGTTAATAATAAAAAAGAGGCTAATGACGATCATGGTCACGGGACTCATGTTGCTGGAACCATTGCTCAATCAACGAATAATAGATATGGGGTTGCAGGGGTTGCTTATCAAGCAAAAATTATGCCTCTAAAAGTGTTATCTGCTGCCGGGTTTGGTACTATTTCTGATATTGCTGAAGCCATTCGTTTTGCTGCTGATCATAACGCCGATATTATTAACATGAGTTTAGGGGGTGGTGGGGCTAGTCAAATGATGGAAGATGCCATTAATTATGCCCATGAAAAAGGTGTGGTTATTGTCGCAGCAGCCGGCAACGAAGGTCGTAGTTCTGCCTCTTATCCGTCTCGTTATGATAAAGTTATTAGTGTTTCTGCCTTGAATGCCAATAACGAGAAAGCCTTTTACTCCAATTATGGGGTGGGTGTAGATATTTCGGCCCCAGGGGGTGGAGAAGATAAAAAGATTCTTCAAGAAACCATTGATCGCAATAGTGGACAAGCAACCATAGCCGGGTTTATGGGAACCAGTATGGCTTCTCCCCACGTTGCCGGCGTTGCGGCCTTAATTCGTTCGACTGGTGTTAAGGAACCCGATAAAATTCGTAAGATTTTAGAAGAGTCAGCCAAAGAAGTCGAAAACGATAAATTAAACTATTATGGTTCCGGTCAATTAGACGCAGAAGCAGCCATAAAATTAGCCAGAAAAGGACAATTTCCCCTACGGTTAGATCATGATCTATTAATGAAGCTGTTAATGTTAGCAGTGGCTTATGGGTTCACCGCATGGTTCAGTAAGTCGATTCGTTTCACAGACGTTTTTCATCTGGGAATGGTATTAGGCAGTTGTGGCTTTTTCTTATTAAAGCTGGTCGAAATTTTCGATGTTCCCCAATGGCCATTAAGATTAGTGAGTAGTCCTATCGGAGAATGGGGCAATGCTATTCAAGGGACTGTCGATATTAATCCCATTTTTGCCAGTGTTCTGATTCCTTTCTGTCTCATGGCCTTACTATTAGGAAATCATGACGGAAAATGGTTTGCAATGGGGACAACCCTAGGAATGGCAGGATTTTTGACCGTGACCACCTTTACTTCTCCTGATCTCTGGTTATTGAGTCCAGGTTTAATGTCTCAAATCTTTTTAGGGGTTAATGCTTTGTTGTGTTTAGGGTTAGTTAGTTTATCTTTAAAAGAAAATTAAGAAACTGACTAAGAACAATTTTGCGATCGCCTATTTCAAACCTGGAAGTAGGCGATCGCATTTTTTGGAAAAATCCAACACCAAACCCTGAACCCCTAACACCGAACTCAACTTACCTAGTTGGCAAAAGGTAATAAGTATGAGAACAATGGTTAAATATAAAATAAAAATAATACTGTCACCAACTAGCCGATGAACGACAACGCAACTGCTAAGAACCGCCTTCTGGGAGAATTTGACTATTATTTATTTGGCCAAGGGGATCATCATCGCATCTATGAGAAGATGGGGGCCCATTTGGTTGAGATCGATGGGGTGTCAGGGGTTTACTTTGCCACCTGGGCCCCGAATGCTTATGAAGTCGCTGTAGTGGGAGATTTCAATAACTGGAACCCTGAAGCGAACAAGATGGAGAGAACCGAAGTAGGAATCTGGGAATTATTTATTCCTGGGATGAAAGTCGGGGATCTCTATAAATATTCAGTTAAAAATCACCATCACCACTGTGTCTATAAAACCGATCCCTACGGTTATCAACAGGAAGTCCGTCCTGCGACGGCCTCTATTGTAGCCGATCTTTCTACCTATACCTGGAACGACCAGGGATGGATGGACAAACGGGAACGCACTAACCCCGAAAAGCAACCGATGTCTGTCTATGAAGTCCACTTAGGATCTTGGTTACACGACAGTATTGACAACCCTCCCAAAGAAGGGCCAAGTCTTCCAGTTGAACAAAAACCAGGGGCCCGCTACCTTAACTATCGAGAACTGGCAGAAAAATTAATTCCTTATGTTAAAGATATGGGTTACACTCATATCGAGTTACTCCCTGTCACAGAATATCCCTTTGACGGATCTTGGGGCTATCAAGTGGTTGGTTTTTATGCCCCCACTTCTCGCTACGGTCCTCCGCAAGATTTTATGTACTTTGTGGATAAATGTCACGAAGCAGGTATCGGCGTAATTTTGGACTGGGTTCCTGGCCACTTTCCTAAAGATCAACATGGGTTAGCTTATTTTGATGGTGGCCCTTTGTATGAATACGCCGACCCCCGCAAAGGAGAAATTAAAACCTGGGGAACCTTAGTGTTTGACTATGGACGCAATGAAGTCAGAAACTTCCTCATTGCCAGCGCCATGTTTTGGTTCGATAAGTATCATATTGATGGCATTCGGGTCGATGCTGTCGCCTATATGATCGAATTAGATAAAGGTCGAGAAGGTAACTGGGTTCCCAATAAGTATGGAGATAACGGCCATTTAGAAGCCATCAGTTTCTTACAACATTTGAATAATACGATCGCCCATAATTATCCTGGAGTTGTTACCATTGCTGAAGACTCTACCGCTTGGGGTAATGTGTCTAAACCGGCTAGTGAGGGAGGACTGGGTTTTACTTTTAAGTGGAATATGGGGTGGATGAATGATACCCTGAAATATTTAAAAGAGCATCCTAACCATCGTTCTAATTGTCATAATAAGCTTACCTTTAGTATTTGGTACGCTTTCGATGAAAAATTCATGTTAGCCCTTTCTCATGATGAAGTGGTTCACCTCAAAGGCCATTTAGTGAATAAAATGCCTGGAGATGAATGGCAAAAAATGGCCAATGTTCGTACCTTATTAACTTATATGTTCGCTCATCCTGGCAAGAAAACTCTATTTATGGGGATGGAGTTTGGTCAGACTTCTGAATGGCAAGAATTTCTCGATATTGACTGGTATCTCCTACAGTACGAACCCCACAAAGGCTTAAAACGCTTGGTTCAGGATCTCAATAAAATGTATGTCCGTGAACCGGCTTTATATATGGAAGATTTTAGCCGTGAAGGGTTTGAGTGGATCGAGGCTAATGATGCACCAAGGGGCTTAATTTCGTTTATTCGTCGTGATCCTGCCTCTGGGGATACCATTGTCGCTGTGTGCAACTTTAAGCCCTATGTCTATGAATATTACTGGGTTGGTCTACATCAACCAGGAGAATATGTGGAATTAATTAACTCCGATGCCCAAGTTTACTGGGGTAGTGGTGTTTCTAATCCTAGCGTTATTCAAGCCCGTCAATGGAATAATGCACCTTGGCCCTATGCTTTAGAAATTACAGTTCCTCCTTTGGGTGCTGTACTGTATAAATTAAAGCGATAGATGTGAGTTGGGTAGTTTGGAGTGATAGATGATTGATGCTCCTCTAGTTCTTGTCTAGGTTAGAGGAGCATTGCAATTATTGTTTTAAAGCTGGTTCGATGGGTTCTAAGGGCCGTGTGTCTTTGGCGGTTTCAAAGAACGTGGCATAAACCCATCCTCCGAGAACTCCACCAATGATAGGAGCAACCCAAAATAACCATTTAGTATATAAATAATATTAATTAACTTTTTATAGTTACTTAATCAATTATTTACCAATGCAAAAACGGCTGAAAATTTTATCTAAAACCGATTCTGTAATTTCTTCTCCTGTGATTTCTCCTAATGCTTGAATAGCGGATCTGAGGTCAATGGTCCAGAAGTCAAGAGGTAAGTCTTCTGCGATGGTAATTTGTACTTGTTGTAAGGCGATTTTTGCCCGGGTTAAGGCGGCTGATTGTCTTTGATTAATCGCAAAATCCAGATTATTGGCCGTTAGTTTTTGTTGGTTAATTGCTTTTAAAATAGCAGCTTCTAATGCTTCAATTCCCTGATGATTGGCGGCCGATGTTTTAACAATTTCTGTTATTTCTGGGGGAAATTGAGATAAATTAGGGGTGGCTAAATCAATTTTATTAATAACTAAAATAACAGGAAGATGACGGATCGGTTGATAAATTTCACTGTCTTGGGAAGTCCATCCCACCGTTGCGTCAATGGTGAGTAACACGAGATCCGCTTGACTGGCCGCTAAGCGCGATCGCTCAACTCCGATTTTTTCTACTTGATCCGTTGTCTGACGAATACCAGCAGTGTCTAAGACTTGGATGGGAATACCCCCTACCACTAATTGGGACTCGACTACATCCCTAGTGGTTCCCGGTAAGTCAGTAACAATGGCGCGATCGCTGCGACTCCACGCATTTAATAAACTAGATTTTCCCACATTGGGACGGCCAACGATGGCCACTTTTAAGCCATTGCGTAACAATTCCCCTTGTTCAGCAGTGTTTAAAATGCTCTCAAATTGCTCTAAAATGCTCTTTAACCCCTGAGAAATAGCATTTTCATCTAAAGGGGGTAAATCCTCTTCAAAGTCGATTCTCGCTTCAATTTCGGCGAGGATATCTAGGCAATGATGGCGTAATGTTTGGATCGGTTGGGCGAGTTTGCCCTGTAGCCCGGCTAAGGCCATTTGAGACGCTTGTTGCGATCGCGCGGAGACTAATTCTCTGATACTTTCAGCTTGGGTTAAATCAATCCTACCATTGAGAAAGGCTCGCAGGGTAAATTCTCCAGGTTGGGCTAAAATAGCACCTTGTTCTAAACATAACTGTAACACCTGTTGTACAGGCATAATTCCCCCATGACAATGAAACTCGATCACATCTTCACGGGTATAAGAACGTGGTGCTAACATCATTAATAACAAAGCTTCATCGATCACTTGTTCAGTTTGGGGATGACGAATATAACCGTAAAGAATACGATGAGATTCCCATTTTTGCTTTCCTGGGGCGATGAATAGGGTTTGAGCAATATTTAACGCTTTATTGCCTGATAAACGGATAATTCCGATACTCCCTTGTTGGGGTACAATAGCGGTTGCGATCGCTGCAATGGTTTCTCCTTGGGTTATCATTTTTGTCATAAGCTAGTAATCATATATCTATTAAAAATATTAAATCCTGATACCAGGGGAGAAAAGCTTTCTCTTCCCTGGAAAATAGTTAATTCTTTAGTTTAACCTGAAAATAATGGTTAATTAGAGAAAGAAAAGAGACATTCATTATTGCAGGAGAATTAGGAACAATTGAAATTACCATTTTTGAACAAGGACAACTTAACCACTGAACAACAAATTGAATTAATGACTCAACGGCTTCAAGAAAAATTTAATCTGTAGGGCAATCTTGAAAAGATCCGCTTTGCGGTGCGCTGAGTTATAATTTTTGTGATAACTTTGACAATTCATTATTTGTTTGATAAAGCTAACACTAAACTTTCTATGTTTAAAGAAGAAAAATCCTTAGAAGGAGATGCTTTAATTAAAGAAGTTTGTCGTCGTATTCGGGTGGCCAGAAGCTACTGGGATGCTCATAATAATCGAGCTTGTCGACGAGAACGAGAAAAGGCATTAATATTATACAATCGTTTAACTAAACAAGAAAAAGAAAAGATTCCTCAAGTCTTAAGGGTTTGGCTTCGTTATCGTAGTGAAAAGTATTTTGGTTCCCATCGAACCCCACCAAGGAAAACAAAGAAGAAAAAATAATAAATGAAGTGTACCTAGAGAAACTATTTTCAGTTTATGCTTATGATACATTAAAACTTAATTAAATTTATGTCTGGTAATGTTAACTTAAGTAAACTCATTATTAACTGAATCAAAAGATTAGAAAAAGTTCCTAAAAATTCATACACAAATCAGAGACCCTTGAGTAGAATCTGACTAGCTCTGCTTTTAAAGAGATGA from Crocosphaera subtropica ATCC 51142 includes these protein-coding regions:
- a CDS encoding glycosyltransferase family 4 protein, translating into MSNYTFVFLEIFSQEGGIQAYVKDVLKAYLSLIENASNAPKTDIFLLRDAPNCNNPLTSDLITYHYLKTLPAWKGRLKLAINLLTYLIKKRPHSVFCGHINLAPLVQFFCQPLGIPYTVLTYGKEVWKTLPKAQQTALKNADAIWTISHYSRDCLCQANNINLNKVEIVPCVVDGHQFTPGEKPIELIEKYQLQDAKVLMTVARLWSGDIYKGVDVTIRALPKILQSFPNVKYVVIGRGDDRPRLEKLTKDLGISDRVVFAGFVPTEDLVNHYRMADAYIMPSQEGFGIVYLEAMACGVPVLSGDADGSADPLQDGKLGWRVPHRDADAVAQGCIEILQGNDQRCQGQWLREQTLAQFSPDALSQKLASLLKIN
- the remA gene encoding extracellular matrix/biofilm regulator RemA, which translates into the protein MENIQLINIGFGNIVSANRVIAIVSPESAPIKRIITDARERGQLIDATYGRRTRAVIITDSSHVVLSAIQPETVAHRFVVNKETATINSN
- the gmk gene encoding guanylate kinase — protein: MASGKLIVLTGPSGVGKGTLVRALLNHHPELYLSISATTRSPRQGEVEGKDYYFLSKSAFETMIEENQLLEWAEYAGNYYGTPRTKVEEKINQGLIVLLEIEVIGAKAIKNSFPDALRIFILPPSIEELEHRLRSRKTDSESAILRRLDRAKEELAVSEEFDKCIINDDLEIALAQLEKAIFFDSSITN
- a CDS encoding S8 family serine peptidase, encoding MKFLKRIGIIALFFLGVSWAVCNFQGLANKGEFDSIVLNFKQDIPITEVENKISQLSKQYNQEIHLNSEFSQNERIYILEGNKQLLNQLKQSQLSALADYIEPNYRYHTLEAVNDPRYSEQWNLQNINIEAAWRQAKGKGVTVAVIDTGVTPVPDLQRTEFVEGYDFVNNKKEANDDHGHGTHVAGTIAQSTNNRYGVAGVAYQAKIMPLKVLSAAGFGTISDIAEAIRFAADHNADIINMSLGGGGASQMMEDAINYAHEKGVVIVAAAGNEGRSSASYPSRYDKVISVSALNANNEKAFYSNYGVGVDISAPGGGEDKKILQETIDRNSGQATIAGFMGTSMASPHVAGVAALIRSTGVKEPDKIRKILEESAKEVENDKLNYYGSGQLDAEAAIKLARKGQFPLRLDHDLLMKLLMLAVAYGFTAWFSKSIRFTDVFHLGMVLGSCGFFLLKLVEIFDVPQWPLRLVSSPIGEWGNAIQGTVDINPIFASVLIPFCLMALLLGNHDGKWFAMGTTLGMAGFLTVTTFTSPDLWLLSPGLMSQIFLGVNALLCLGLVSLSLKEN
- the glgB gene encoding 1,4-alpha-glucan branching protein GlgB; this translates as MNDNATAKNRLLGEFDYYLFGQGDHHRIYEKMGAHLVEIDGVSGVYFATWAPNAYEVAVVGDFNNWNPEANKMERTEVGIWELFIPGMKVGDLYKYSVKNHHHHCVYKTDPYGYQQEVRPATASIVADLSTYTWNDQGWMDKRERTNPEKQPMSVYEVHLGSWLHDSIDNPPKEGPSLPVEQKPGARYLNYRELAEKLIPYVKDMGYTHIELLPVTEYPFDGSWGYQVVGFYAPTSRYGPPQDFMYFVDKCHEAGIGVILDWVPGHFPKDQHGLAYFDGGPLYEYADPRKGEIKTWGTLVFDYGRNEVRNFLIASAMFWFDKYHIDGIRVDAVAYMIELDKGREGNWVPNKYGDNGHLEAISFLQHLNNTIAHNYPGVVTIAEDSTAWGNVSKPASEGGLGFTFKWNMGWMNDTLKYLKEHPNHRSNCHNKLTFSIWYAFDEKFMLALSHDEVVHLKGHLVNKMPGDEWQKMANVRTLLTYMFAHPGKKTLFMGMEFGQTSEWQEFLDIDWYLLQYEPHKGLKRLVQDLNKMYVREPALYMEDFSREGFEWIEANDAPRGLISFIRRDPASGDTIVAVCNFKPYVYEYYWVGLHQPGEYVELINSDAQVYWGSGVSNPSVIQARQWNNAPWPYALEITVPPLGAVLYKLKR
- the mnmE gene encoding tRNA uridine-5-carboxymethylaminomethyl(34) synthesis GTPase MnmE, encoding MITQGETIAAIATAIVPQQGSIGIIRLSGNKALNIAQTLFIAPGKQKWESHRILYGYIRHPQTEQVIDEALLLMMLAPRSYTREDVIEFHCHGGIMPVQQVLQLCLEQGAILAQPGEFTLRAFLNGRIDLTQAESIRELVSARSQQASQMALAGLQGKLAQPIQTLRHHCLDILAEIEARIDFEEDLPPLDENAISQGLKSILEQFESILNTAEQGELLRNGLKVAIVGRPNVGKSSLLNAWSRSDRAIVTDLPGTTRDVVESQLVVGGIPIQVLDTAGIRQTTDQVEKIGVERSRLAASQADLVLLTIDATVGWTSQDSEIYQPIRHLPVILVINKIDLATPNLSQFPPEITEIVKTSAANHQGIEALEAAILKAINQQKLTANNLDFAINQRQSAALTRAKIALQQVQITIAEDLPLDFWTIDLRSAIQALGEITGEEITESVLDKIFSRFCIGK